CATGGTTTCCTGATGGTACTCCTTGCCCTCCTCCCCAAGCTGTTCTTAATCATTCTGTCCAGTTATTCTCCCAAGGACATAACCTGGTACACTGCTACACACGCATCATTAGGTGAGAAGGACCAAAAGTGGGAGTCAGGAGATGGCTCGATCGTGCAACTTGATGTCAGGGTCACCACAACCTCCTGCAGGGTATGACTCTATGGGGCTGGCATGAGGTGGGAGAGGATATGGGCTCAGGATGCAAAGGGGATCGAGATCTCACTCACAGGCAGGTAATGAGCAGTGGAGGATGGGGTGCTGCCAGGTCCAGGCTGGTGGCCCACCCATCTTCCTCTTGCCTTTGAGGAAGCTGTGGCCCACACCCCAGAAAAAGGGTTCTCATTTTGTCCATTCTCTCCCCCTTCACCTTCTGACTGGGGAATCTGAGCAGAAACAAGCTCACAACCCATCTCTCAGAGACATCAAGGAAAGCAGATGGGGGAAGGGTGGGaggccaaaaggaggaaaaagacaagTGGAGCTGGGGCTGGGACACACACTGAAAACCAAGAAAAGAACCACACACATGAACAGGTGTTTTTCTAGAGGGTTTTTCTCAGGGGTGTCTCAGTGCTGCAGCTGCTGCAAGCTGTGCAAGGCCTCAGCACAAGCCCGGATCAGACCACAGAGCTGGATGCTCGTTTCCAGGGAGGCGCTAGAACCCAGCTCAGCTGAGGCCCAGGTCAGCTTCTGCAGAAGAGCCCCCTGTGTGCAGGCCAAGACATCTGCATCTGGAGGCACTGCCGCTGGGGGTGGCACCTGGGCTGCCTTGAGCCCTGCTGCAGCTCCCTCACAGTGCTCTGGCCGGGGTACCGGAGGCTGAGTAGCAGGTCGACAGCCTGAGGGGAGCTCCAAGGCAGAAGCCAGCTGGTGCTCCCGAGCTTGGGAGAGGGCTGCCTGGGCATTCAGAGCTAAATGAGGAAAAAGCAGGTGGAATGGTCAGAAGTCCTGGCCCACCATAGCCCAGAGCCACCTTCTCTCTTgactgctctgctctttctgttctttaagtattttctgTACTCCTCTACAAAGCAATTCATCCAGTCTCTATTTTGTGTCACAATTATTTATGTCCTTGCTTTATCTCTCCCATCAGGACTTTGCCTGATAAAGTTCAGACTCTCCCACTGCGTCTCGCATACAGGAGGTGCTAAGTGTTCTTACTGAATGAATAGTCCTCTTTAGAGCTAAAGGAGAAAGCACCTTACCTCTGCCCACTCCCAGACTCCACTGTCACCTCTCAGACCTACTGTCCCCAGGCCTCCATCGCCACGATTCTTTCCTACCAAGCACACTCGGGCCCTCACCCGGATTATCTTTATCCACGTCTGAATCGAGCTCCTGACAAGCCACACAGTAGATTTTCCGCTGTTTGTCTTGGAGGAGGATCGTCTAGGGGTCAGAAAGCACACGGGGCAGGAGTGAGGCGCTGGGCGATAGGGTGCAGAAGGAAGAGCTGGGGAAGGGCCCAGCGGCCAGGTTCTCGCCTCACCCCGCAGTCCGCGCACGTCTCGCCCAGC
This region of Tamandua tetradactyla isolate mTamTet1 chromosome 9, mTamTet1.pri, whole genome shotgun sequence genomic DNA includes:
- the ZNRD2 gene encoding protein ZNRD2, yielding MEAPEPRRRAQGLCVTSGELGGDNGNMALNGAEVDDFSWEPPTEAETKVLQARRERQDRISRLMGDYLLRGYRMLGETCADCGTILLQDKQRKIYCVACQELDSDVDKDNPALNAQAALSQAREHQLASALELPSGCRPATQPPVPRPEHCEGAAAGLKAAQVPPPAAVPPDADVLACTQGALLQKLTWASAELGSSASLETSIQLCGLIRACAEALHSLQQLQH